One part of the Phragmites australis chromosome 3, lpPhrAust1.1, whole genome shotgun sequence genome encodes these proteins:
- the LOC133911023 gene encoding uncharacterized protein LOC133911023, translating to MRPGSGLAPTRPQAQAPIGPRAPRPGTCQVWATTTSRGAAGCVALALRARACVGGGTEPVEARKDGEMEVEAGLAPEELEVLEEEAIAGKDEGHRPTDYDCRARIFEESSRVFRALKQRRDGDSGDHDGVKGGAAPAEATAREQQQQLG from the coding sequence ATGCGGCCCGGCTCCGGCTTGGCGCCCACGCGGCCACAGGCGCAGGCGCCGATCGGCCCGCGCGCGCCCCGCCCGGGGACGTGCCAGGTCtgggcgacgacgacgagccgTGGCGCTGCCGGGTGCGTGGCTCTCGCGCTGCGTGCCCGTGCGTGCGTTGGAGGCGGGACGGAGCCCGTGGAGGCGCGGAAGGACGGGGAGATGGAGGTCGAGGCTGGGCTGGCGCCGGAGGAGCTGGAGGtgttggaggaggaggccattGCGGGGAAGGACGAGGGGCACAGGCCCACGGACTACGACTGCCGCGCGCGCATCTTCGAGGAGAGCTCACGGGTCTTTCGGGCGCTCAAGCAGCGCCGCGACGGCGACAGTGGCGATCATGACGGTGTGAAGGGTGGTGCCGCGCCGGCTGAAGCAACGGCGCgcgaacagcagcagcagctagggtGA
- the LOC133912452 gene encoding uncharacterized protein LOC133912452 — MCSCAGARLPRLLFKPVPSSKPRPAPPHGPTPARHALVAARAAARDDAPAPPSSFDFLALKRELEAEEEEAVAVAVEMKDVGERDGDVSEVDGEREAERSGGMRRRRRRMQMARRSALLAKQVVSVRSARSLGFVSQLWVDPASWVVALVDVRPSLLSGEAEKFLFEDIYQVGDVVLVEDESVIENELKLAGLHSLVGYNVVTSRRRNVGKVRGFTFDINSGAMESLELDSFGLSIVPSSLVSTYCLFVEDVLDIVSDTIVVHEDAVSRVQRLTQGIWGAQNIRGSGREIDEYSKFVNRRRRNSQGKFGGRKLRRKTRDPEDEWELPMDY, encoded by the exons ATGTGCTCCTGCGCCGGCGCGCGCCTCCCCCGCCTGCTCTTCAAGCCCGTACCAAGCTCGAAGCCCAGGCCCGCGCCCCCGCACGGCCCTACCCCAGCCCGGCACGCCCTCGTCGCCGCGCGCGCGGCTGCCCGGGACgacgcgcccgcgccgccgtccAGCTTCGACTTCCTCGCGCTGAAGCGGGAGCtcgaggcggaggaggaagaagcggtGGCGGTAGCTGTGGAGATGAAGGATGtaggagagagagacggagatgTGAGCGAGGTCGATGGTGAGAGGGAGGCGGAGAGGAGTGGGGGcatgaggaggaggcggcggcggatgcaGATGGCGAGGCGGTCGGCGCTGCTCGCGAAGCAGGTAGTAAGCGTGCGCTCAGCGCGGAGCCTCGGGTTCGTGTCGCAGCTCTGGGTCGACCCCGCCTCG TGGGTTGTTGCGTTGGTTGATGTGAGGCCAAGCTTGCTTTCAGGAGAagcagagaaattcctttttgAGGACATATATCAG GTTGGAGATGTGGTGCTTGTTGAGGATGAGTCTGTGATCGAGAACGAACTTAAACTGGCTGGACTGCACAGCTTG GTGGGCTACAATGTTGTAACTTCCAGGCGGCGCAATGTTGGTAAG GTGCGTGGCTTCACATTTGACATCAACTCAGGCGCTATGGAGTCTCTTGAGCTTGACTCATTCGGGCTCTCTATTGTCCCTTCTAGTCTG GTAAGCACATACTGTTTATTTGTGGAAGATGTGCTAGATATAGTCTCTGATACAATCGTGGTGCATGAAGACGCGGTCTCTCGGGTTCAACGGTTAACACAG GGCATTTGGGGCGCTCAAAACATCCGCGGATCTGGTCGTGAGATCGACGAGTACAGTAAATTTGTGAACAGGAGAAGACGAAATAGTCAGGGAAAGTTCGGTGGCCGAAAACTCCGTAGGAAAACGAGGGATCCGGAGGATGAGTGGGAGCTGCCAATGGATTATTGA
- the LOC133912453 gene encoding protein ENHANCED DISEASE RESISTANCE 4-like produces MASANTEGFRLVRCPKCFNVLPEPPNVTVYRCGGCSTTLRAKIRAGNGQQAATKQVRQDSDNYSVATSVSNGVPPQNKDQASSGAAMANSCIADAPSAEHDSNGIKSNENGDVLLAERNAVEVENTENKDSHNFDDQYTNSRMEGPAELTHPNPNGTCLDPGEAENHTVEQSADNSESCTAREDDDTECRLNASENNMLSPERSKVAAVSMQDSEQKGTGETEDAANTKNYLVRVQSRSCDLRASGNSLDFHSARTSLQSKSFRASEPLQSKIMNTVDELKGDLSELFSKPPDCKPRAYPPRHSKQDGYKSRATITSSAPLAAYHPAAKHSSHASRLSRSGQVAPRGLPSLRYRRHRAYSYHHSVQMEMRPCRHECCHSCRPPCYRSCKQEPEMHGPPVKEIKRRPPPRHHCRPVLRGAPFVICSNCLNLLQLPTDFAVPGKGARRVKCGSCSEVLSYSYRDPSRKKLQSPFGGDEYSTDGYEIHQAADGQHNTGFHQSEAKPVSYSEEYGLSFGVSYSTSTEDGQPLHVSRNSSFNTNDETRAKDGKLHRLMGYSSASELLRHSPDLYESFDRRTPDARTHVDRKGKGICMANDDSGEQDSAVKRSKARSVGLPLQGILKKGIHGLESLKLRS; encoded by the exons ATGGCAAGTGCAAACACAGAAGGTTTTCGCCTTGTGAGATGTCCCAAGTGTTTTAATGTTCTCCCAGAACCGCCCAATGTTACGGTCTACAGGTGCGGTGGGTGTAGCACCACTCTTCGAG CTAAAATCCGTGCCGGCAATGGACAACAAGCGGCCACGAAACAAGTTCGGCAAGACTCCGACAATTATTCGGTCGCCACCTCTGTGAGCAATGGGGTGCCCCCTCAAAACAAAGACCAGGCATCCAGTGGTGCTGCCATGGCCAATTCCTGCATTGCCGATGCTCCAAGCGCCGAGCATGACAGCAATGGCATAAAGAGCAATGAGAATGGTGATGTTTTGCTGGCTGAGAGGAATGCTGTGGAGGTTGAAAATACTGAGAACAAGGATTCTCACAATTTTGACGACCAGTATACCAATTCAAGGATGGAAGGTCCTGCTGAACTGACACACCCCAATCCAAATGGCACATGTTTAGatcccggtgaagcagaaaacCACACAGTGGAACAATCTGCAGATAATTCAGAGTCTTGCACAGCAAGAGAAGATGATGATACGGAATGCCGCTTAAATGCCTCTGAAAACAATATGCTCTCTCCTGAGAGGAGCAAAGTAGCAGCCGTCAGTATGCAAGATTCTGAGCAGAAGGGAACAGGCGAAACCGAAGATGCGGCAAACACGAAGAATTATCTTGTAAGGGTACAATCTCGATCTTGTGATCTCCGAGCATCAGGTAACTCACTTGATTTCCATTCTGCACGGACTTCCCTTCAGTCAAAGAGCTTCAGGGCAAGTGAACCTCTTCAATCAAAGATCATGAACACAGTAGATGAACTGAAAGGTGACCTTTCTGAATTGTTCAGTAAACCTCCAGATTGCAAGCCAAGGGCGTATCCTCCACGTCATTCCAAACAAGATGGCTACAAGTCACGTGCAACCATCACATCCAGTGCACCTCTTGCAGCATATCATCCTGCTGCTAAGCATTCTAGCCATGCATCTCGCCTAAGCAGGTCCGGCCAGGTTGCTCCTCGTGGACTACCCTCACTGCGATATCGCCGGCACAGGGCTTACTCATACCATCACAGTGTTCAAATGGAAATGAGACCCTGCCGTCATGAATGCTGCCATAGCTGCCGACCACCGTGTTACAGATCCTGCAAACAAGAACCTGAAATGCACGGGCCACCGGTCAAGGAGATCAAGCGGCGGCCTCCCCccagacatcactgccggccagTCCTACGAGGTGCTCCATTCGTCATTTGCTCTAACTGTCTCAATCTACTCCAGCTGCCCACTGATTTCGCCGTCCCAGGCAAAGGGGCGCGCAGGGTCAAGTGTGGCTCCTGCTCTGAAGTTCTCTCCTACTCCTACAGGGACCCCAGTAGGAAGAAACTGCAGTCACCATTCGGGGGTGATGAGTACAGCACAGATGGCTATGAAATTCACCAGGCTGCTGATGGACAACATAATACCGGTTTCCATCAATCAGAAGCAAAACCGGTGTCCTACTCTGAAGAATATGGTCTCTCGTTCGGCGTCAGCTACTCTACCAGCACCGAGGACGGACAGCCTCTGCATGTGTCAAGGAACTCATCTTTCAACACCAATGATGAAACAAGGGCCAAAGATGGTAAACTTCACCGGCTGATGGGGTACTCTTCGGCCAGTGAGCTGCTTCGGCACTCCCCTGACCTGTACGAAAGCTTTGACAGGCGAACACCTGATGCAAGAACACATGTCGACAGGAAGGGCAAAGGCATTTGCATGGCCAACGATGATTCAGGTGAGCAGGACAGTGCAGTGAAGAGATCAAAGGCGAGGAGTGTTGGCTTGCCACTCCAGGGAATTCTGAAGAAGGGGATCCATGGACTGGAATCCCTGAAACTCAGGTCGTAG
- the LOC133912451 gene encoding serine/threonine-protein kinase AtPK2/AtPK19-like, translated as MVSSEVTSVTAARVQGPKLFRGKVLLPGGPPDVVPSENVEFDFSDVFGPTAVQTPTEVSILTPDSPAPVAESNDEVYNDPVVIVKRSHSLVGPSSLVSQSLPFSKLTLRETESSLELSECSTKEKQINQGPLSDEELDDAKKENEGVGLDDFEVLKLVGQGAFGKVYQVRKKGTSEIYAMKVMRKDKILEKNHAEYMKAERDILTKVDHPFVVQLRYSFQTKYRLYLVLDFINGGHLFFQLYQQGLFREELARIYTAEIVSAVAHLHANGIMHRDLKPENILLDADGHAMLTDFGVAKEFDENTRSNSMCGTVEYMAPEIIQGRGHDKAADWWSVGILLFEMLTGKPPFVGGNRDKVQQKIVKDKIKLPTYLSSEVHSLLKGLLHKEAGRRLGSGRGGSDEIKNHKWFKSVNWKKLEARQIQPSFRPNVAGKTCIANFDECWTSMPVLDSPVASPVAVDSNFVGFSYVRPAPFFQKPSPLG; from the exons ATGGTTTCCTCTGAGGTAACCTCTGTTACAGCAGCTCGTGTTCAGGGCCCCAAGCTCTTTAGAGGGAAGGTACTTCTGCCAGGGGGGCCTCCAGATGTTGTCCCTTCTGAAAATGTTGAGTTCGATTTTTCTGATGTTTTTGGACCTACTGCAGTCCAGACTCCCACCGAAGTGAGTATTCTCACTCCAGACAGCCCAGCACCTGTTGCTGAGTCCAACGATGAGGTTTACAATGACCCTGTGGTCATTGTCAAGCGATCTCATTCTCTTGTCGGTCCATCATCTCTTGTTAGCCAGTCTTTGCCATTTAGCAAGCTTACACTGCGCGAGACAGAGAGCTCATTGGAACTTTCGGAGTGCTCTACCAAAGAAAAGCAAATTAACCAAGGGCCGCTTAGTGATGAAGAGCTTGATGATGCAAAAAAGGAGAATGAGGGTGTTGGACTTGATGACTTTGAAGTCTTGAAGCTTGTTGGTCAAGGGGCATTTGGCAAAGTCTATCAGGTGAGAAAGAAAGGCACTTCAGAAATATATGCAATGAAAGTTATGAGGAAGGACAAGATTTTGGAGAAGAATCATGCAGAGTACATGAAAGCCGAGAGAGATATACTGACAAAAGTTGATCATCCTTTCGTAGTGCAGTTGAGGTACTCCTTTCAG ACAAAGTACCGACTTTACCTTGTCCTGGACTTCATAAATGGGGGACATCTCTTCTTCCAGCTTTACCAACAGGGTTTGTTTAG GGAGGAGCTTGCACGCATCTATACTGCTGAAATTGTATCTGCTGTAGCCCACCTCCATGCCAATGGTATTATGCATAGGGATTTGAAGCCTGAGAATATCTTATTGGATGCTGATGGCCAT GCCATGCTAACGGACTTTGGCGTGGCAAAGGAATTTGATGAAAATACTAGATCAAACTCAATGTGTGGTACTGTTGAGTATATGGCCCCAGAGATTATTCAGGGCCGAGGTCATGATAAGGCTGCAGACTGGTGGAGTGTAGGAATCCTTCTTTTTGAAATGCTTACGGGCAAG CCCCCGTTTGTTGGTGGAAACAGAGATAAAGTTCAGCAGAAAATAGTGAAGGATAAGATAAAGCTGCCAACGTATTTGTCTAGCGAAGTTCACTCTCTGTTGAAAGGC TTACTGCACAAAGAAGCCGGCAGACGGCTGGGCAGCGGACGAGGCGGCAGTGACGAAATAAAGAACCATAAGTGGTTCAAATCAGTAAACTGGAAGAAGCTGGAGGCCCGACAAATCCAGCCAAGCTTCCGTCCGAATGTTGCTGGCAAGACCTGCATCGCGAACTTTGATGAGTGCTGGACGAGCATGCCCGTGCTGGACTCTCCAGTGGCCAGCCCCGTCGCCGTAGACAGCAATTTCGTGGGGTTCAGTTACGTGAGGCCGGCGCCATTCTTTCAGAAGCCGAGTCCTCTAGGCTGA